A part of Paenibacillus sp. IHBB 10380 genomic DNA contains:
- the abc-f gene encoding ribosomal protection-like ABC-F family protein, with amino-acid sequence MMIQCKNIQKYHGAELVLSDITIDIRAGEKVGLIGRNGCGKTTLFHLLKGNESPDQGQISIRKGARIGFLAQVPTETVNNTVYDELQKSFALPIEWQVRMSELERWMAAEPVHTGNQSDYDQWLQEYGRLQEKFEEAGGYEMDATIDRIASGLGIPVEQYDRLFTSLSGGEKTKVGLATLLLENPDVLLLDEPTNHLDMSAIEWLEQFLLSYMGTIITISHDRYFLDHVVTKVIEIEDGEAISYHSNYSGYQKEKEARLLQQFADYQEQQKKIKKMQESIKQLIDWGNRSNPPNPAFHRRAASMQKALDRIQKLKRPILERKSMDLQLQQEDRSGKQVLMISKLSKSYGNRTLFHNLNETLRYGEATMLLGNNGSGKSTLLKLILDQESPTSGEVTIGSRVSIGYLAQEQTPQGGKQNVLQYFKEEVGMEEGEARGQLARFLFYGSDVFKDVHALSGGEWTRLRFAILMYMMPNLLILDEPTNHLDIDSREALEEALEEFSGTLLAVSHDRYFINRMARKIWVLEQGELHVVAGNFEDYKEERAKLATNHSQGITTNSSIDTKDAGDTKKSSKASDKRNSASSLVSWESQIAKAEDELQQLDHQMLNPEISRNADQLFLLQQERDEIQQQLDTLYEQWMNAE; translated from the coding sequence ATGATGATTCAATGTAAAAATATCCAAAAATACCACGGCGCCGAGCTAGTTCTAAGCGACATTACAATAGATATACGTGCAGGAGAAAAAGTAGGGCTAATCGGCCGAAATGGTTGTGGAAAGACGACCCTCTTTCACCTACTCAAAGGAAACGAATCTCCAGATCAGGGGCAAATCTCTATCCGTAAAGGGGCCCGAATCGGCTTCCTAGCTCAAGTTCCTACTGAAACAGTTAATAATACCGTATACGATGAATTACAGAAGAGTTTTGCGTTACCCATCGAATGGCAAGTGCGGATGAGTGAGCTCGAACGATGGATGGCGGCAGAACCCGTCCACACCGGAAATCAATCCGATTATGATCAATGGCTTCAGGAATATGGACGTCTACAAGAAAAATTTGAAGAAGCTGGCGGTTATGAAATGGATGCAACGATTGACCGTATAGCCAGTGGACTTGGTATTCCGGTAGAGCAATATGATCGACTCTTCACTTCCTTATCCGGGGGAGAGAAGACTAAGGTTGGACTCGCAACACTGCTTTTAGAAAATCCTGATGTACTGTTGCTAGACGAACCCACCAATCACCTTGACATGTCGGCCATTGAATGGCTTGAACAGTTTCTCCTTAGCTACATGGGTACTATCATTACAATATCCCATGATCGCTACTTTCTTGATCATGTTGTGACTAAGGTTATTGAGATCGAAGATGGTGAAGCGATCTCCTATCATAGTAATTACAGTGGATATCAGAAGGAAAAAGAAGCGAGATTGCTACAACAGTTCGCTGACTACCAGGAACAACAGAAAAAAATTAAAAAGATGCAGGAATCGATTAAACAGCTGATTGATTGGGGTAACCGTTCTAATCCACCCAATCCCGCTTTCCATCGCCGAGCTGCCTCTATGCAGAAGGCTCTAGATCGAATACAAAAATTGAAACGTCCTATACTAGAGCGGAAATCCATGGACTTACAATTGCAGCAAGAAGATCGCTCAGGAAAGCAAGTATTAATGATTTCTAAGCTTAGTAAATCATACGGTAACCGTACTCTTTTCCATAATCTTAACGAGACACTACGGTATGGTGAAGCCACTATGTTACTTGGGAATAACGGAAGCGGTAAAAGCACCCTTTTAAAACTCATTCTAGATCAGGAATCTCCGACAAGCGGCGAAGTAACGATTGGTTCACGTGTAAGTATCGGCTACTTAGCACAAGAACAAACGCCCCAAGGTGGCAAACAAAATGTACTCCAATACTTCAAAGAAGAGGTTGGGATGGAAGAGGGAGAAGCGCGGGGTCAATTAGCTCGTTTCCTCTTCTATGGCTCAGATGTGTTCAAAGATGTTCATGCCTTATCTGGTGGGGAATGGACCCGATTACGTTTCGCCATCCTCATGTACATGATGCCTAATCTTCTCATCCTAGATGAGCCGACAAATCACCTAGATATTGATTCTAGAGAGGCGCTTGAAGAAGCCTTAGAGGAATTCTCTGGCACGCTGTTAGCCGTATCTCATGACCGCTACTTCATTAATCGGATGGCACGTAAAATATGGGTATTAGAACAAGGAGAATTACACGTCGTTGCAGGCAATTTCGAGGATTATAAAGAAGAAAGAGCTAAACTGGCAACTAACCATTCTCAGGGAATAACAACTAACTCCTCTATCGATACAAAAGATGCAGGGGATACAAAAAAATCGTCAAAAGCAAGCGACAAACGAAATTCAGCTTCCTCACTTGTTTCTTGGGAATCGCAAATTGCTAAAGCTGAAGATGAGCTTCAACAGCTTGATCATCAGATGCTTAATCCAGAGATTTCTAGGAATGCAGATCAGTTATTTCTTCTGCAGCAGGAACGAGATGAGATTCAGCAGCAATTAGATACACTTTATGAACAGTGGATGAATGCCGAATAG
- a CDS encoding diaminopimelate dehydrogenase: protein MTQQITIGIVGYGNLGRGVEKAIRQNPDMKLAAVFTRREPQGVSASVPVLHISEAEKYIGKIDVMILCGGSATDLPEQGPYFAKGFNTVDSFDTHALIPQYFETVDAVAQEAGHVSVISTGWDPGLFSLNRMLAEAILPEGKEYTFWGRGVSQGHSDAIRRVEGVTHGVQYTIPVEEVVAKVREGLNPQLSTRDKHLRECFVVAQEGADLSRIEQEIKQMPNYFADYDTIVHFISEEELKKNHSAMPHGGTVLRSGITGDNNTQIIEFGLKLDSNPEFTASVLVAYARAAYKLAGQGQVGAKTVFDIPFGLLSPKSAEQLRKELL from the coding sequence ATGACACAACAAATAACAATCGGGATTGTAGGATACGGTAACTTGGGTAGAGGAGTAGAGAAAGCGATTCGACAAAACCCAGATATGAAGCTTGCTGCGGTATTTACTCGTCGTGAACCTCAAGGGGTATCTGCTTCGGTTCCCGTTCTACACATTTCAGAAGCCGAGAAATATATCGGCAAGATCGATGTAATGATTCTATGTGGCGGTTCAGCAACAGATTTACCTGAACAGGGTCCATATTTTGCAAAAGGATTTAATACGGTCGATAGTTTTGATACACATGCGCTAATTCCACAGTATTTCGAAACTGTAGATGCTGTTGCTCAAGAAGCAGGACATGTTAGTGTTATATCTACAGGCTGGGATCCAGGGTTGTTCTCACTTAACAGAATGCTTGCAGAAGCTATCTTGCCTGAAGGTAAAGAGTATACATTCTGGGGGCGTGGTGTTAGCCAAGGGCACTCTGATGCGATTCGTCGTGTTGAGGGTGTTACGCATGGCGTTCAGTACACCATTCCTGTGGAAGAAGTTGTAGCCAAGGTTCGTGAGGGTCTGAATCCTCAGTTATCTACCCGTGATAAACATTTACGTGAATGTTTCGTTGTTGCTCAAGAAGGGGCAGATCTAAGTCGGATTGAGCAAGAAATCAAACAAATGCCAAATTATTTTGCGGATTATGATACAATCGTTCATTTCATTAGCGAAGAGGAACTGAAGAAGAACCATTCAGCCATGCCGCATGGAGGAACGGTTTTACGCAGTGGAATTACAGGAGACAACAATACACAAATTATTGAATTTGGATTGAAGCTTGATAGTAACCCTGAGTTTACAGCAAGCGTTCTAGTTGCTTATGCTCGCGCGGCATACAAACTGGCGGGTCAAGGACAGGTTGGAGCTAAAACTGTTTTTGATATTCCATTCGGATTGTTATCACCGAAATCGGCGGAACAGTTACGTAAAGAACTTCTTTAG
- a CDS encoding helix-turn-helix transcriptional regulator: protein MNRTIELSTREQIVHMLKTKAPLTAKDITNELQITEMAVRRHLATLERDGYLETSMIRQTMGRPTAAYRLSELAEGFFPKTYHTLTLDLLGELAQESGVDMIKTLFDRRKSKLQSKYATTMEGLSLSEKVLQLTKLQNENGYMAEYEERENGDFVIQEHNCPISHIANEYNHACHCELDLFKSILQVDVNRTECLATGGSKCSYVISNPSPPTKP from the coding sequence ATGAACAGAACAATTGAACTCTCCACTCGGGAACAAATTGTGCACATGTTGAAGACGAAAGCACCCCTAACGGCCAAAGACATTACCAATGAACTCCAGATTACTGAAATGGCTGTACGACGACATCTAGCAACACTTGAACGGGATGGATATTTAGAAACGAGTATGATTCGCCAAACGATGGGGCGGCCTACGGCTGCTTATCGCTTAAGCGAGTTAGCAGAAGGATTCTTCCCCAAAACCTACCATACACTAACTTTAGATTTATTAGGTGAACTAGCGCAGGAGTCTGGCGTGGATATGATAAAGACCCTTTTTGACCGGCGTAAAAGCAAGCTTCAGTCTAAGTATGCGACGACTATGGAAGGTCTTAGTCTTTCGGAGAAAGTGCTCCAACTAACGAAACTTCAGAATGAGAATGGCTATATGGCAGAATACGAAGAACGTGAGAATGGCGATTTTGTGATTCAAGAACATAACTGTCCTATATCCCATATCGCTAATGAGTATAATCATGCTTGCCACTGTGAATTGGATTTATTCAAATCCATACTCCAAGTCGACGTAAACCGAACGGAATGTTTAGCGACAGGTGGAAGTAAATGTTCTTATGTCATTTCTAATCCATCCCCTCCTACTAAACCATAA
- the trhO gene encoding oxygen-dependent tRNA uridine(34) hydroxylase TrhO: MAQEQHQYRILLYYKFVNIADPAQFTMEHLQYCKDLGVKGRILIAEEGINGTLSGTVEQTDQYMKDMLANPLFANMVFKIDESDEHAFKKIFVRHKQELVTFRYEEPLDPNQLSGKRLSPVEFYEELQQEDVVVIDGRNDYEYNIGHFRNAIRPDVDSFREFPEWIRNNLTQYKDKKVLTYCTGGIRCEKLTGFLMNEGFNDVSQLEGGIVTYGKDPEVKGRLFDGKCYVFDERVSVPINRTDEDIIVGKCHHCGTAEDRYIDCTYDNCHLQHVCCEACEKEHHGFCSDQCEETYMALAAQKQ; this comes from the coding sequence ATGGCTCAAGAGCAACATCAATATCGCATATTATTATATTACAAATTCGTTAACATAGCTGATCCAGCACAGTTTACGATGGAACACCTACAGTATTGTAAAGATCTAGGCGTTAAGGGTCGTATCTTAATAGCCGAAGAAGGTATTAATGGTACCCTATCTGGAACTGTGGAACAAACGGATCAATACATGAAAGATATGCTTGCTAATCCTCTATTCGCAAACATGGTATTCAAAATAGATGAATCCGACGAGCATGCTTTCAAAAAGATTTTCGTACGTCACAAGCAAGAGCTTGTCACGTTTCGTTATGAAGAACCGTTAGACCCCAACCAACTAAGCGGCAAAAGGCTATCTCCTGTAGAATTCTACGAAGAACTTCAACAAGAGGATGTCGTTGTTATCGATGGTCGGAATGATTATGAATACAATATAGGACACTTCCGCAATGCTATTCGTCCAGATGTGGATTCATTTCGTGAGTTTCCAGAATGGATTCGTAACAATTTAACCCAATACAAAGATAAAAAAGTACTAACGTACTGTACAGGTGGTATACGTTGTGAGAAACTAACCGGCTTCCTTATGAATGAAGGATTTAATGATGTTTCACAATTAGAAGGCGGTATCGTAACTTACGGAAAAGACCCTGAAGTTAAAGGTAGACTATTTGACGGTAAATGTTACGTATTCGATGAACGTGTATCCGTACCTATTAATCGTACAGATGAAGATATTATTGTTGGTAAATGTCATCATTGTGGCACTGCGGAAGACCGGTATATCGATTGTACTTATGATAACTGTCATCTACAACATGTATGTTGTGAAGCGTGTGAGAAGGAGCATCATGGATTCTGCTCAGATCAATGTGAAGAAACATATATGGCATTGGCTGCTCAGAAACAATGA